One window of the Mixophyes fleayi isolate aMixFle1 chromosome 6, aMixFle1.hap1, whole genome shotgun sequence genome contains the following:
- the CTBP2 gene encoding C-terminal-binding protein 2 isoform X2: MDVLERQKVKRLRLDQICEGMRPQTLNGPMHPRPLVALLDGRDCTVEMPILKDLATVAFCDAQSTQEIHEKVLNEAVGAMMYHTITLTREDLEKFKSLRVIVRIGSGYDNIDIKAAGDMGVAVCNIPSAAVEETADSTVCHILNLYRRNTWLYQALREGTRVQSVEQIREVASGAARVRGETLGLIGFGRVGQAVAVRAKVFGFSVIFYDPYLQDGTERSLGVQRVYTLQDLLYQSDCVSLHCNLNEHNHHLINDFTIKQMRQGAFLVNTARGGLVDEKALAQALKEGRIRGAALDVHESEPFIFAQGPLKDAPNLICTPHTAWYSEQASLEMREAAATEMRRAVTGRIPDSLRNCVNKEFLVAATQWPTMEPPGTNVEMNGAAYRSVCVQPLQGEKR; encoded by the exons GTATGCGGCCCCAGACTCTCAATGGTCCAATGCACCCCCGCCCGCTGGTAGCTCTGCTGGATGGAAGGGACTGCACAGTGGAGATGCCAATCCTGAAAGACCTGGCTACTGTGGCATTCTGCGATGCCCAGTCAACACAGGAGATCCATGAAAAG GTTCTGAATGAGGCAGTGGGCGCCATGATGTATCACACCATAACACTAACACGTGAAGACTTGGAGAAGTTTAAGTCTCTGCGGGTTATAGTGCGGATAGGCAGCGGCTATGACAACATTGACATCAAGGCTGCGGGAGACATGG GAGTGGCAGTGTGTAACATTCCATCAGCAGCTGTGGAGGAGACGGCCGATTCTACAGTCTGCCATATCCTCAACCTGTACCGGAGGAACACCTGGCTGTACCAAGCGCTGCGGGAGGGTACACGGGTACAGAGCGTGGAGCAGATCAGAGAGGTGGCATCTGGAGCAGCCCGGGTTCGAGGGGAAACACTGGGCTTGATAGGATTTG GTCGTGTAGGACAGGCCGTAGCTGTGAGAGCCAAAGTGTTTGGCTTCAGTGTTATCTTTTATGATCCGTACCTGCAGGATGGGACAGAGCGCTCGCTGGGGGTCCAGAGGGTGTACACGTTGCAGGACCTGCTTTACCAAAGCGACTGCGTGTCGCTGCACTGCAACCTGAATGAACACAACCATCACCTAATTAACGACTTTACAATCAAGCAG ATGAGGCAGGGGGCTTTCCTGGTGAACACAGCACGTGGGGGCTTAGTGGATGAAAAGGCTTTGGCTCAGGCACTGAAAGAGGGCAGAATCAGAGGAGCAGCCCTAGACGTACATGAGTCTGAACCTTTCAT ATTTGCTCAGGGTCCACTGAAAGATGCCCCTAATTTGATCTGCACCCCCCATACGGCCTGGTACAGTGAGCAGGCATCACTTGAGATGAGAGAAGCTGCTGCCACTGAGATGCGGAGAGCGGTCACAG GTCGGATTCCAGATAGCCTCAGAAACTGCGTGAACAAAGAATTTCtagtggcagcaactcaatggcCGACGATGGAGCCACCAGGGACAAATGTGGAGATGAATGGAGCCGCCTACAG ATCAGTGTGTGTGCAGCCTCTCCAGGGAGAGAAACGCTGA
- the CTBP2 gene encoding C-terminal-binding protein 2 isoform X3, whose protein sequence is MEAGTALILQCVYRGMRPQTLNGPMHPRPLVALLDGRDCTVEMPILKDLATVAFCDAQSTQEIHEKVLNEAVGAMMYHTITLTREDLEKFKSLRVIVRIGSGYDNIDIKAAGDMGVAVCNIPSAAVEETADSTVCHILNLYRRNTWLYQALREGTRVQSVEQIREVASGAARVRGETLGLIGFGRVGQAVAVRAKVFGFSVIFYDPYLQDGTERSLGVQRVYTLQDLLYQSDCVSLHCNLNEHNHHLINDFTIKQMRQGAFLVNTARGGLVDEKALAQALKEGRIRGAALDVHESEPFIFAQGPLKDAPNLICTPHTAWYSEQASLEMREAAATEMRRAVTGRIPDSLRNCVNKEFLVAATQWPTMEPPGTNVEMNGAAYRSVCVQPLQGEKR, encoded by the exons GTATGCGGCCCCAGACTCTCAATGGTCCAATGCACCCCCGCCCGCTGGTAGCTCTGCTGGATGGAAGGGACTGCACAGTGGAGATGCCAATCCTGAAAGACCTGGCTACTGTGGCATTCTGCGATGCCCAGTCAACACAGGAGATCCATGAAAAG GTTCTGAATGAGGCAGTGGGCGCCATGATGTATCACACCATAACACTAACACGTGAAGACTTGGAGAAGTTTAAGTCTCTGCGGGTTATAGTGCGGATAGGCAGCGGCTATGACAACATTGACATCAAGGCTGCGGGAGACATGG GAGTGGCAGTGTGTAACATTCCATCAGCAGCTGTGGAGGAGACGGCCGATTCTACAGTCTGCCATATCCTCAACCTGTACCGGAGGAACACCTGGCTGTACCAAGCGCTGCGGGAGGGTACACGGGTACAGAGCGTGGAGCAGATCAGAGAGGTGGCATCTGGAGCAGCCCGGGTTCGAGGGGAAACACTGGGCTTGATAGGATTTG GTCGTGTAGGACAGGCCGTAGCTGTGAGAGCCAAAGTGTTTGGCTTCAGTGTTATCTTTTATGATCCGTACCTGCAGGATGGGACAGAGCGCTCGCTGGGGGTCCAGAGGGTGTACACGTTGCAGGACCTGCTTTACCAAAGCGACTGCGTGTCGCTGCACTGCAACCTGAATGAACACAACCATCACCTAATTAACGACTTTACAATCAAGCAG ATGAGGCAGGGGGCTTTCCTGGTGAACACAGCACGTGGGGGCTTAGTGGATGAAAAGGCTTTGGCTCAGGCACTGAAAGAGGGCAGAATCAGAGGAGCAGCCCTAGACGTACATGAGTCTGAACCTTTCAT ATTTGCTCAGGGTCCACTGAAAGATGCCCCTAATTTGATCTGCACCCCCCATACGGCCTGGTACAGTGAGCAGGCATCACTTGAGATGAGAGAAGCTGCTGCCACTGAGATGCGGAGAGCGGTCACAG GTCGGATTCCAGATAGCCTCAGAAACTGCGTGAACAAAGAATTTCtagtggcagcaactcaatggcCGACGATGGAGCCACCAGGGACAAATGTGGAGATGAATGGAGCCGCCTACAG ATCAGTGTGTGTGCAGCCTCTCCAGGGAGAGAAACGCTGA
- the CTBP2 gene encoding C-terminal-binding protein 2 isoform X5, whose protein sequence is MRPQTLNGPMHPRPLVALLDGRDCTVEMPILKDLATVAFCDAQSTQEIHEKVLNEAVGAMMYHTITLTREDLEKFKSLRVIVRIGSGYDNIDIKAAGDMGVAVCNIPSAAVEETADSTVCHILNLYRRNTWLYQALREGTRVQSVEQIREVASGAARVRGETLGLIGFGRVGQAVAVRAKVFGFSVIFYDPYLQDGTERSLGVQRVYTLQDLLYQSDCVSLHCNLNEHNHHLINDFTIKQMRQGAFLVNTARGGLVDEKALAQALKEGRIRGAALDVHESEPFIFAQGPLKDAPNLICTPHTAWYSEQASLEMREAAATEMRRAVTGRIPDSLRNCVNKEFLVAATQWPTMEPPGTNVEMNGAAYRSVCVQPLQGEKR, encoded by the exons ATGCGGCCCCAGACTCTCAATGGTCCAATGCACCCCCGCCCGCTGGTAGCTCTGCTGGATGGAAGGGACTGCACAGTGGAGATGCCAATCCTGAAAGACCTGGCTACTGTGGCATTCTGCGATGCCCAGTCAACACAGGAGATCCATGAAAAG GTTCTGAATGAGGCAGTGGGCGCCATGATGTATCACACCATAACACTAACACGTGAAGACTTGGAGAAGTTTAAGTCTCTGCGGGTTATAGTGCGGATAGGCAGCGGCTATGACAACATTGACATCAAGGCTGCGGGAGACATGG GAGTGGCAGTGTGTAACATTCCATCAGCAGCTGTGGAGGAGACGGCCGATTCTACAGTCTGCCATATCCTCAACCTGTACCGGAGGAACACCTGGCTGTACCAAGCGCTGCGGGAGGGTACACGGGTACAGAGCGTGGAGCAGATCAGAGAGGTGGCATCTGGAGCAGCCCGGGTTCGAGGGGAAACACTGGGCTTGATAGGATTTG GTCGTGTAGGACAGGCCGTAGCTGTGAGAGCCAAAGTGTTTGGCTTCAGTGTTATCTTTTATGATCCGTACCTGCAGGATGGGACAGAGCGCTCGCTGGGGGTCCAGAGGGTGTACACGTTGCAGGACCTGCTTTACCAAAGCGACTGCGTGTCGCTGCACTGCAACCTGAATGAACACAACCATCACCTAATTAACGACTTTACAATCAAGCAG ATGAGGCAGGGGGCTTTCCTGGTGAACACAGCACGTGGGGGCTTAGTGGATGAAAAGGCTTTGGCTCAGGCACTGAAAGAGGGCAGAATCAGAGGAGCAGCCCTAGACGTACATGAGTCTGAACCTTTCAT ATTTGCTCAGGGTCCACTGAAAGATGCCCCTAATTTGATCTGCACCCCCCATACGGCCTGGTACAGTGAGCAGGCATCACTTGAGATGAGAGAAGCTGCTGCCACTGAGATGCGGAGAGCGGTCACAG GTCGGATTCCAGATAGCCTCAGAAACTGCGTGAACAAAGAATTTCtagtggcagcaactcaatggcCGACGATGGAGCCACCAGGGACAAATGTGGAGATGAATGGAGCCGCCTACAG ATCAGTGTGTGTGCAGCCTCTCCAGGGAGAGAAACGCTGA
- the CTBP2 gene encoding C-terminal-binding protein 2 isoform X4 produces the protein MVLGMRPQTLNGPMHPRPLVALLDGRDCTVEMPILKDLATVAFCDAQSTQEIHEKVLNEAVGAMMYHTITLTREDLEKFKSLRVIVRIGSGYDNIDIKAAGDMGVAVCNIPSAAVEETADSTVCHILNLYRRNTWLYQALREGTRVQSVEQIREVASGAARVRGETLGLIGFGRVGQAVAVRAKVFGFSVIFYDPYLQDGTERSLGVQRVYTLQDLLYQSDCVSLHCNLNEHNHHLINDFTIKQMRQGAFLVNTARGGLVDEKALAQALKEGRIRGAALDVHESEPFIFAQGPLKDAPNLICTPHTAWYSEQASLEMREAAATEMRRAVTGRIPDSLRNCVNKEFLVAATQWPTMEPPGTNVEMNGAAYRSVCVQPLQGEKR, from the exons GTATGCGGCCCCAGACTCTCAATGGTCCAATGCACCCCCGCCCGCTGGTAGCTCTGCTGGATGGAAGGGACTGCACAGTGGAGATGCCAATCCTGAAAGACCTGGCTACTGTGGCATTCTGCGATGCCCAGTCAACACAGGAGATCCATGAAAAG GTTCTGAATGAGGCAGTGGGCGCCATGATGTATCACACCATAACACTAACACGTGAAGACTTGGAGAAGTTTAAGTCTCTGCGGGTTATAGTGCGGATAGGCAGCGGCTATGACAACATTGACATCAAGGCTGCGGGAGACATGG GAGTGGCAGTGTGTAACATTCCATCAGCAGCTGTGGAGGAGACGGCCGATTCTACAGTCTGCCATATCCTCAACCTGTACCGGAGGAACACCTGGCTGTACCAAGCGCTGCGGGAGGGTACACGGGTACAGAGCGTGGAGCAGATCAGAGAGGTGGCATCTGGAGCAGCCCGGGTTCGAGGGGAAACACTGGGCTTGATAGGATTTG GTCGTGTAGGACAGGCCGTAGCTGTGAGAGCCAAAGTGTTTGGCTTCAGTGTTATCTTTTATGATCCGTACCTGCAGGATGGGACAGAGCGCTCGCTGGGGGTCCAGAGGGTGTACACGTTGCAGGACCTGCTTTACCAAAGCGACTGCGTGTCGCTGCACTGCAACCTGAATGAACACAACCATCACCTAATTAACGACTTTACAATCAAGCAG ATGAGGCAGGGGGCTTTCCTGGTGAACACAGCACGTGGGGGCTTAGTGGATGAAAAGGCTTTGGCTCAGGCACTGAAAGAGGGCAGAATCAGAGGAGCAGCCCTAGACGTACATGAGTCTGAACCTTTCAT ATTTGCTCAGGGTCCACTGAAAGATGCCCCTAATTTGATCTGCACCCCCCATACGGCCTGGTACAGTGAGCAGGCATCACTTGAGATGAGAGAAGCTGCTGCCACTGAGATGCGGAGAGCGGTCACAG GTCGGATTCCAGATAGCCTCAGAAACTGCGTGAACAAAGAATTTCtagtggcagcaactcaatggcCGACGATGGAGCCACCAGGGACAAATGTGGAGATGAATGGAGCCGCCTACAG ATCAGTGTGTGTGCAGCCTCTCCAGGGAGAGAAACGCTGA